The following are encoded together in the Myxococcus guangdongensis genome:
- a CDS encoding M91 family zinc metallopeptidase, with product MSTIGKTGSRTPTYVKPEPKAETAKQPAQAQRNAVKTAVDQRMKDGFDAAPARAGSASRPQVLTEARTTENAPPSPGGGLGKVIAKIADKVKQAAGSATAPQVSTNANGQTVVDLGAGNNTATVTMNKSGGLVIKSGSDTVTLSPEQSKNAIINGGAGNDTITVDKNVTVDVTLDGGEGNDKLTGGAGHDTILGGAGNDTIIGGTGNDTVSGGDGDDYVEGGAGDDRVEGGAGRDVLYGLDGNDQMDGGEGRDYIDAGAGDDTATGGAGDDQVIGGRGDDTLSGGEGNDAVAGGAGKDTVSGNAGDDKLYVEEGEETADAAKGERTIVDMTDADKRGSSVKVEGSAEFQARVQSDLDAMRSLPSGQELLGTLDKSGRSTTIKETSGGNTASGTNFNDGFFNADGTPGKGSDASVNYNTTRISLGGDEWMNRPPIVGLFHELVHASDIANGTLANGSKDGVRNLETSAVGLPIDLDQNPATPDVVQPGRPGENVLRDELNLPTRPHY from the coding sequence ATGTCCACGATTGGCAAGACGGGTTCGCGCACCCCCACGTATGTGAAGCCCGAGCCGAAGGCGGAGACGGCCAAGCAGCCCGCCCAGGCGCAGCGCAACGCGGTGAAGACGGCGGTAGACCAGCGGATGAAGGACGGCTTCGACGCGGCCCCGGCTCGCGCGGGCTCGGCGTCCCGGCCGCAGGTGCTCACGGAGGCGCGCACCACGGAGAACGCGCCGCCGAGCCCTGGTGGTGGGCTGGGCAAGGTCATCGCGAAGATTGCGGACAAGGTGAAGCAGGCCGCGGGCTCCGCGACGGCGCCGCAGGTGAGCACCAACGCGAACGGTCAGACGGTGGTGGACCTGGGGGCGGGGAACAACACCGCGACGGTGACGATGAACAAGAGCGGTGGACTGGTCATCAAGTCGGGCTCCGACACGGTGACGCTGTCGCCCGAGCAGTCGAAGAACGCCATCATCAACGGCGGCGCCGGCAACGACACCATCACGGTGGACAAGAACGTCACGGTGGATGTCACGCTGGACGGTGGCGAGGGCAACGACAAGCTGACGGGCGGCGCGGGTCACGACACCATCCTCGGTGGCGCGGGCAACGACACCATCATCGGCGGCACGGGCAATGACACGGTGTCCGGTGGCGACGGTGACGACTACGTCGAGGGCGGCGCGGGCGACGACCGGGTGGAGGGTGGCGCGGGACGCGACGTGCTCTACGGCCTGGACGGCAATGACCAGATGGACGGCGGCGAGGGCCGCGACTACATCGACGCGGGCGCGGGCGACGACACGGCCACGGGCGGCGCCGGTGATGACCAGGTCATCGGCGGTCGTGGCGACGACACCCTGTCGGGTGGCGAGGGCAACGACGCGGTGGCGGGCGGCGCGGGTAAGGACACCGTCAGCGGCAACGCCGGCGACGACAAGCTCTACGTCGAGGAGGGCGAGGAGACGGCGGACGCGGCCAAGGGCGAGCGGACCATCGTCGACATGACGGACGCGGACAAGCGCGGCAGCTCGGTGAAGGTGGAGGGCAGCGCGGAGTTCCAGGCGCGCGTGCAGTCGGACCTGGACGCGATGCGCTCGCTACCGTCGGGGCAGGAGCTGCTGGGCACGCTGGACAAGAGCGGCCGCTCGACGACCATCAAGGAGACGTCTGGCGGCAACACCGCGTCGGGCACGAACTTCAACGATGGCTTCTTCAACGCGGACGGCACGCCGGGCAAGGGCTCGGATGCGTCGGTGAACTACAACACCACGCGCATCTCGCTGGGCGGCGACGAGTGGATGAACCGTCCCCCCATCGTCGGTCTGTTCCACGAGCTGGTGCACGCGTCCGACATCGCGAACGGCACGCTGGCGAACGGCTCGAAGGACGGCGTACGCAACCTGGAGACGTCCGCGGTGGGCCTGCCCATCGACCTGGACCAGAACCCGGCCACGCCGGACGTGGTGCAGCCGGGCCGCCCGGGTGAGAACGTCCTGCGCGACGAGCTGAACCTGCCCACGCGTCCGCACTACTGA
- a CDS encoding 4-hydroxy-3-methylbut-2-enyl diphosphate reductase: MRRASSSWLLCVLMLVTSAASAASELRGTWNASAHPKSPDQLHLNLSHPEDAQKGRGHMGFSEARAAFQGLPTGDGPATFTLPREAGTFAFTGSFQDGEGAGHYRFTPSDSYIKTMASLGYASLTPNQQFQLAATNVTTQRIKDLGALGYKNIPVEKLLMVGIFDITPEYVKELSKLGYEKLDLDQLVQGRIHGVTPQRVKELADAGYAKLAWDDLISMNIHGVTPAFVKEMKELGFKDLGPSKVVALRIHGVSEDFARQMRELGFQDVAADKLVAFRIHGVTPDFVKEMRELGFKDLDADDFVAFRIHGVKPAFVKEMRELGFPKLTSDELVNFRIHGVTSDFVKKLRDAGYTNITPEELVRLRIHGIDETFMRAMSKGDKGKGGK, from the coding sequence ATGCGTCGAGCATCGTCCTCGTGGTTGTTGTGTGTCCTCATGCTGGTGACGAGCGCCGCCTCCGCCGCGAGCGAGCTGCGCGGGACGTGGAACGCCTCCGCGCACCCGAAGTCCCCCGACCAGCTCCACCTCAACCTGAGCCACCCCGAGGACGCGCAGAAGGGCCGGGGGCACATGGGCTTCAGCGAGGCCCGCGCCGCCTTCCAGGGCCTGCCCACCGGGGACGGGCCGGCCACCTTCACCCTGCCCCGTGAAGCCGGCACCTTCGCCTTCACCGGCAGTTTCCAGGACGGCGAGGGCGCGGGCCACTACCGCTTCACGCCCAGCGATTCCTATATCAAGACCATGGCCTCGCTCGGTTACGCCTCGCTGACCCCGAACCAGCAGTTCCAGCTCGCCGCCACCAACGTCACCACCCAGCGCATCAAGGACCTGGGCGCGCTGGGCTACAAGAACATCCCGGTGGAGAAGCTGCTGATGGTGGGCATCTTCGACATCACGCCCGAGTACGTGAAGGAGCTCTCCAAGCTGGGCTACGAGAAGCTCGACCTGGACCAGCTGGTGCAGGGCCGCATCCACGGCGTCACGCCCCAGCGCGTGAAGGAGCTGGCGGACGCGGGCTACGCGAAGCTCGCGTGGGACGACCTCATCTCCATGAACATCCACGGCGTCACGCCCGCCTTCGTGAAGGAGATGAAGGAGCTGGGCTTCAAGGATTTGGGCCCGAGCAAGGTCGTCGCGCTGCGCATCCACGGCGTCAGCGAGGACTTCGCCCGGCAGATGCGCGAACTGGGCTTCCAGGACGTCGCGGCCGACAAGCTGGTCGCCTTCCGCATCCACGGCGTCACGCCGGACTTCGTGAAGGAGATGCGCGAGCTGGGCTTCAAGGATTTGGACGCGGACGACTTCGTCGCCTTCCGCATCCACGGCGTGAAGCCCGCCTTCGTGAAGGAGATGCGCGAGCTGGGCTTCCCGAAGCTCACGTCGGACGAGCTGGTGAACTTCCGCATCCACGGCGTCACGTCGGACTTCGTCAAGAAGCTGCGCGACGCGGGCTACACGAACATCACGCCGGAGGAGCTGGTGCGCCTGCGCATCCACGGCATCGACGAGACGTTCATGCGCGCCATGTCCAAGGGCGACAAGGGCAAGGGCGGCAAGTAG
- a CDS encoding M91 family zinc metallopeptidase, which produces MSTIGKTGSRSTSYVKPEPKQETAKQPAQRPNVVKTAVDQRMKDGFDAAPTRASTKSRTGGSDFEGAPPPGPGGGLGKAIAKLADKVKQAAGSATAPQVSTNANGQTVVDLGAGNNTATVTMNKSGGLVIKSGSDTVTLSPEQSKNAIINGGAGNDTITVDPNVTVDVTLDGGDGNDTLKGGAGHDTIRGGAGNDTIIGGTGNDTVSGDDGDDYVEGGAGDDRVEGGAGRDVLYGLDGNDQLDGGDGRDYIDGGAGDDTATGGAGDDQVIGGRGNDRLSGGEGNDAVAGGEGADLVEGNGGDDKLYVEENETTDGAASERTIVDMTNASQRGRSVTVEGSADFQARTQSDLDAMRSLPSGQDLLRTLDDSGHSTTIKETTSGNSASPANRDDAWFNTDGTPGKGTDGTVNYNTTRVSLGGEEWMTRPPIVALFHELVHASDYANGTLARGEKNGVNNRETSAVGLPIDLDQNPATPDVVQPGRPGENVLRDELNLPTRPRY; this is translated from the coding sequence ATGTCCACGATTGGGAAGACCGGTTCGCGCAGCACCTCGTACGTGAAGCCCGAGCCGAAGCAGGAGACGGCGAAGCAGCCGGCCCAGCGCCCCAACGTCGTGAAGACGGCGGTGGACCAGCGGATGAAGGACGGCTTCGACGCGGCCCCCACGCGCGCGAGCACGAAGTCCCGCACGGGTGGCAGTGACTTCGAGGGTGCGCCTCCTCCCGGCCCTGGCGGCGGGCTGGGCAAGGCCATCGCGAAGCTGGCGGACAAGGTGAAGCAGGCCGCGGGCTCCGCGACGGCGCCGCAGGTGAGCACGAACGCGAACGGTCAGACGGTGGTGGACCTGGGCGCGGGGAACAACACCGCGACGGTGACGATGAACAAGAGCGGTGGACTGGTCATCAAGTCGGGCTCCGACACGGTGACGCTGTCGCCCGAGCAGTCGAAGAACGCCATCATCAACGGCGGCGCCGGCAACGACACCATCACGGTGGACCCGAACGTCACGGTGGATGTCACGCTGGACGGTGGCGACGGCAACGACACGCTGAAGGGCGGCGCGGGTCACGACACCATCCGTGGCGGCGCGGGCAACGACACCATCATCGGCGGCACGGGCAATGACACGGTGTCCGGTGACGACGGTGACGACTACGTCGAGGGCGGCGCGGGCGACGACCGGGTGGAGGGCGGCGCGGGTCGCGACGTGCTCTACGGCCTGGACGGCAACGACCAGCTCGATGGTGGCGACGGCCGCGACTACATCGACGGTGGCGCGGGCGACGACACGGCCACGGGCGGCGCGGGCGATGACCAGGTCATCGGCGGCCGCGGCAATGACCGGCTGAGCGGCGGTGAAGGCAACGACGCGGTGGCGGGCGGCGAGGGCGCGGACCTCGTCGAGGGCAACGGCGGCGACGACAAGCTCTACGTCGAGGAGAACGAGACCACCGACGGCGCCGCGAGCGAGCGGACCATCGTCGACATGACCAACGCGAGCCAGCGCGGCCGCTCCGTGACGGTGGAGGGCAGCGCGGACTTCCAGGCGCGCACGCAGTCGGACCTGGACGCGATGCGCTCGCTGCCCTCGGGCCAGGACCTGCTGCGCACGCTGGATGACAGCGGCCACTCGACGACCATCAAGGAGACCACCAGCGGAAACTCCGCGTCTCCCGCCAACCGCGATGACGCCTGGTTCAACACGGACGGCACGCCGGGCAAGGGCACCGACGGCACGGTGAACTACAACACCACGCGCGTCTCGCTCGGCGGCGAGGAGTGGATGACCCGTCCTCCCATCGTGGCCCTGTTCCACGAGCTGGTGCACGCGTCCGACTACGCCAACGGCACGCTGGCGCGCGGCGAGAAGAACGGCGTCAACAACCGCGAGACGTCCGCGGTGGGGCTGCCCATCGACCTGGACCAGAACCCCGCCACGCCGGACGTGGTGCAGCCGGGCCGCCCGGGCGAGAACGTCCTGCGCGACGAGCTGAACCTGCCCACCCGCCCGCGCTACTAG
- a CDS encoding fibril protein encodes MVSLRIACVGLLALSACASSRPSVVRAPRQEAAPIATFPDEGGTYGYRAEDPVRVGWGNPGIMAFFELLRGPQGQRVAWKRLGPCDEGPSREYADLVMFEVSYDGLGLPVRMYLDPSHGASIRAPRGFTIEGLSSRDTPQTPEDVIEL; translated from the coding sequence ATGGTGTCACTGCGAATCGCGTGTGTCGGGTTGCTGGCGCTTTCGGCGTGTGCCTCGTCGAGGCCCTCGGTGGTGAGGGCGCCACGGCAGGAGGCCGCGCCCATCGCGACCTTCCCGGACGAGGGAGGCACCTACGGCTACCGCGCGGAGGACCCGGTGCGGGTGGGCTGGGGCAACCCGGGCATCATGGCCTTCTTCGAGCTGCTGCGAGGCCCCCAGGGTCAGCGCGTGGCCTGGAAGCGGCTGGGGCCGTGTGATGAGGGCCCCTCGCGGGAGTACGCGGACCTGGTGATGTTCGAGGTGAGCTACGACGGCCTGGGCCTCCCGGTGCGCATGTACCTGGACCCCAGCCACGGGGCGTCCATCCGCGCGCCCCGGGGCTTCACCATCGAGGGCCTGTCCTCGCGCGACACGCCCCAGACGCCCGAGGACGTCATCGAGCTGTAG
- a CDS encoding vWA domain-containing protein — MNRTLLLLSAAGLLALGALSLGKPPPPPAPPAPPVTDTSHTVAQPDEPPATTLLPHVMSAPDDGALVLSGKLSGSYVQTGPSEAFAWLEIKARPNPTAARRVPVNLALVVDRSGSMSGQKLADARSAAAELVRRLTAEDRLALIHYGTDVKVLPSRPVTEAVRQELLSAIANIRDDGSTNISGGLTEAAVALRPHLREYRVSRAILLSDGQPTTGLVTEPELLHLTRQLRDEGITVSALGVGEDYQASLMRGMAEQGGGFSGFIEDSARLAEVFSRELDQATSTVARQVELRLELPPVARDAQVLGLPSTREGATLKVPLYDLAGEQSVRVVVKLTLDAQATSDALTLLEARVGYMDVPRDTRAETKLALSAIVTNDASLVRANLDRDVRVHAVRALGTQQMRAAAAEMKRGNRGAAMGLLGNARKLFGSSADALSGELAELDQTQAAYEGASSDDEVRRESLKLYKKTMKNFGENNAY, encoded by the coding sequence ATGAATCGCACCCTGCTGCTGCTGTCCGCCGCCGGATTGCTCGCCCTGGGCGCGCTCTCGCTGGGCAAGCCTCCGCCGCCGCCCGCGCCTCCTGCCCCGCCCGTCACCGACACCAGCCACACCGTGGCCCAGCCCGACGAGCCGCCCGCCACCACCCTGCTGCCGCACGTCATGTCCGCGCCGGATGACGGCGCCCTCGTCCTCTCCGGCAAGCTGTCCGGCAGCTACGTCCAGACGGGCCCCAGCGAGGCCTTCGCGTGGCTGGAGATCAAGGCCCGCCCCAACCCCACCGCCGCGCGCCGCGTCCCCGTCAACCTGGCCCTGGTCGTGGACCGCTCCGGCTCCATGAGCGGCCAGAAGCTCGCCGACGCCAGGAGCGCCGCCGCGGAGCTGGTGCGCCGCCTCACCGCCGAGGACCGGCTGGCCCTCATCCACTACGGCACCGACGTGAAGGTCCTCCCCAGTCGCCCCGTCACCGAGGCCGTCCGCCAGGAGCTGCTCTCCGCCATCGCCAACATCCGCGATGACGGCTCCACCAACATCAGCGGAGGCCTCACCGAGGCCGCCGTCGCCCTGCGCCCCCACCTGCGCGAGTACCGCGTCAGCCGCGCCATCCTCCTGAGCGACGGCCAGCCCACCACCGGCCTCGTCACGGAGCCGGAGCTCCTCCACCTGACGCGCCAGCTGCGCGACGAGGGCATCACCGTCAGCGCGCTCGGTGTGGGCGAGGACTACCAGGCCTCCCTCATGCGCGGCATGGCCGAGCAGGGCGGCGGCTTCTCCGGCTTCATCGAGGACTCGGCCCGGCTGGCGGAGGTCTTCTCCCGCGAGCTGGACCAGGCCACCAGCACCGTCGCCCGGCAGGTGGAGCTGCGCCTGGAGCTGCCCCCCGTCGCCCGTGACGCGCAGGTGCTCGGCCTGCCCTCCACCCGCGAGGGCGCCACCCTCAAGGTGCCGCTGTACGACCTGGCCGGCGAGCAGTCCGTGCGCGTCGTCGTGAAGCTGACGCTCGACGCCCAGGCCACCTCCGACGCGCTCACGCTGCTCGAGGCCCGCGTGGGCTACATGGACGTCCCCCGCGACACGCGCGCCGAGACGAAGCTGGCCCTGTCCGCCATCGTCACGAACGACGCCTCGCTGGTGCGCGCCAACCTGGACCGGGACGTGCGCGTGCACGCCGTGCGAGCGTTGGGAACCCAGCAGATGCGCGCCGCCGCGGCGGAGATGAAGCGCGGCAACCGGGGCGCCGCCATGGGTCTGTTGGGCAACGCCCGGAAGCTTTTCGGCTCGTCCGCGGACGCGCTCTCGGGGGAGCTTGCGGAGCTGGACCAGACCCAGGCAGCCTATGAGGGGGCATCGAGTGACGACGAGGTCCGCCGCGAGTCGCTGAAGCTCTACAAGAAGACCATGAAGAACTTCGGCGAGAACAACGCCTACTAG
- a CDS encoding M56 family metallopeptidase, giving the protein MSSLVMESLGWALVHSLWQGALVAVGLAAALLTVGRHAANARYALACGALVLAVALPVATGWRHASRARAERSESSRGVEQGLDAPAFQAARAQVMARVSRALRAERQPALEQAEGEGFDWRHATPTSALAWLWERASEAAPRLLNWLVFAWVAGVGLSSGRLTAEWVRLHQLARRALPAPREWQERLDALSGRLGLKRAVRLLQSVEVDVPSTVGWLSPVVLLPVSTLSGLPTRQLEMVLAHELAHIRRHDFAVNLAQVVVETLFFYHPAVRWMSNVIRVEREHCCDDVAVGASGNSVSYARALTALETLRVMPPVESHAMSALGGSLPERVRRLVTPPASRCSSRWVAGASVLTLVSGLAVAAPLASLVLPRTPPSTLAPLAGLSALPAPVAPPAPVAPPAPAFPAVDVKVDIAPKVKLAAAPKVKVDFEREDDVDGSTQVGAGQPLSVDQLVALKVAGVTPERVKELRGMGFEPTVSNLVDMGHAGVSPEFVKRMNELFGRKLEAGTLVELRHLGVTPEYVAALSGAGFDTKDPRDVMDARAVGVSEQYVQGLKAAGYSGLPLQQVIELRAVGVDPGFIGALGKAGLTKLTADELHELRAVGVTPAWLEQMRSAGVGTKDPQELTELRALGVNPDFLRELNAAGLKNLTTEELVRLRAGGVNAEFIRRMRDTQ; this is encoded by the coding sequence ATGAGCAGCCTGGTGATGGAGTCGCTGGGGTGGGCGTTGGTGCACTCGCTCTGGCAGGGCGCGCTGGTGGCGGTGGGGCTGGCCGCGGCGCTGTTGACGGTGGGCCGTCACGCGGCGAACGCGCGGTATGCCCTGGCGTGCGGCGCGCTGGTGCTCGCCGTGGCGCTGCCCGTGGCCACCGGCTGGCGGCACGCCTCGCGCGCCCGGGCCGAGCGGTCCGAGTCGTCGCGGGGCGTGGAGCAGGGGCTGGACGCCCCGGCGTTCCAGGCGGCGCGGGCCCAGGTGATGGCGCGCGTGTCGCGGGCCCTTCGCGCCGAGCGCCAGCCCGCGCTCGAACAGGCGGAGGGCGAGGGCTTCGACTGGCGCCACGCGACGCCGACCTCGGCGCTGGCGTGGCTCTGGGAGCGCGCGAGCGAGGCGGCCCCCCGGCTGCTCAACTGGCTGGTGTTCGCGTGGGTGGCGGGCGTGGGGCTGAGCTCCGGACGGCTGACGGCGGAGTGGGTGCGGCTGCACCAGCTGGCGCGCCGCGCGCTGCCCGCGCCCCGGGAGTGGCAGGAGCGGCTGGACGCGCTGTCGGGCCGCCTGGGCCTGAAGCGCGCGGTGCGGCTGCTCCAGTCGGTGGAGGTGGACGTGCCCTCCACGGTGGGCTGGCTGTCGCCGGTGGTGCTGCTGCCCGTGTCCACGCTCTCCGGACTGCCCACGCGTCAGCTGGAGATGGTGCTCGCGCACGAGCTGGCCCACATCCGCCGGCATGACTTCGCGGTGAACCTGGCGCAGGTGGTGGTGGAGACGCTCTTCTTCTACCACCCGGCCGTGCGGTGGATGTCCAACGTCATCCGCGTGGAGCGCGAGCACTGCTGCGACGACGTCGCGGTGGGCGCCAGCGGCAACTCCGTCTCCTACGCCCGCGCCCTCACCGCGCTGGAGACGCTGCGCGTGATGCCCCCCGTGGAGAGCCACGCCATGTCCGCCCTGGGTGGCTCGCTGCCGGAGCGCGTGCGCCGACTGGTGACACCGCCCGCGTCCCGCTGCTCCTCGCGCTGGGTGGCGGGGGCCTCGGTGCTCACGCTCGTCAGCGGCCTCGCCGTCGCCGCGCCGCTGGCGTCGCTGGTGCTGCCCCGGACGCCTCCGAGCACCCTCGCCCCGCTCGCCGGGCTCAGCGCCCTCCCCGCGCCTGTCGCCCCGCCCGCGCCTGTCGCCCCGCCCGCGCCGGCCTTCCCCGCGGTGGACGTGAAGGTGGACATCGCGCCGAAGGTGAAGCTGGCCGCCGCGCCGAAGGTGAAGGTGGACTTCGAGCGCGAGGACGACGTCGACGGGAGCACCCAGGTGGGCGCGGGGCAGCCGCTCTCCGTGGACCAACTGGTGGCGCTGAAGGTCGCCGGCGTGACGCCGGAGCGGGTGAAGGAGCTGCGCGGCATGGGCTTCGAGCCCACCGTGTCCAACCTGGTGGACATGGGCCACGCGGGCGTCTCCCCCGAGTTCGTGAAGCGGATGAACGAGTTGTTCGGCCGCAAGCTGGAGGCGGGCACGTTGGTGGAGCTGCGCCACCTGGGCGTCACGCCGGAGTACGTCGCGGCGCTCTCGGGCGCGGGCTTCGACACGAAGGACCCGCGCGACGTCATGGACGCCCGCGCCGTGGGCGTGAGCGAGCAGTACGTCCAGGGCTTGAAGGCGGCGGGCTACTCGGGCCTGCCGCTCCAGCAGGTCATCGAGCTGCGCGCGGTGGGCGTGGACCCGGGCTTCATCGGCGCGCTGGGCAAGGCCGGCCTGACGAAGCTGACGGCGGACGAACTCCATGAACTGCGCGCGGTGGGCGTCACGCCGGCGTGGCTGGAGCAGATGCGCTCGGCGGGCGTGGGCACCAAGGACCCGCAGGAGCTCACCGAGCTGCGCGCCCTGGGCGTCAACCCGGACTTCCTGCGCGAGCTCAACGCCGCGGGGCTGAAGAACCTCACCACCGAGGAGCTGGTGCGCCTGCGCGCCGGCGGCGTGAACGCCGAGTTCATCCGGCGCATGCGCGACACCCAGTAA
- a CDS encoding BlaI/MecI/CopY family transcriptional regulator gives MSEAVLPRPTDGELAILRVLWERGDSTVREVHEVLSRREPADAGPGYTTVLKLMQIMTDKGLVERDETQRAHVYRAKATEQRTQRQLVTDLVERAFGGSPARLAMQALSSRKTSPEELAQLRQLLESLEGADE, from the coding sequence ATGAGCGAGGCGGTGCTGCCGCGCCCCACGGATGGCGAGCTGGCCATCCTGCGGGTGCTCTGGGAGCGAGGAGACAGCACGGTGCGGGAGGTCCATGAGGTCCTCTCGCGGCGCGAGCCCGCGGACGCGGGCCCGGGCTACACGACGGTGCTGAAGCTGATGCAAATCATGACGGACAAGGGCCTGGTGGAGCGCGACGAGACGCAGCGCGCGCACGTCTACCGGGCGAAGGCGACCGAGCAGCGCACGCAGCGGCAGTTGGTGACGGACCTGGTGGAGCGCGCCTTCGGCGGCTCTCCGGCGCGGCTGGCCATGCAGGCTTTGTCCTCGCGCAAGACGAGCCCCGAGGAGCTGGCCCAGCTTCGCCAGCTGCTCGAATCCCTGGAAGGAGCGGACGAATGA
- a CDS encoding autophagy-related protein 17, with translation MALSLQFLHREEFESRTLRALGGGACMGIFAALALRLWAPFEPVVRLTLEPGYFAVLGAALAAARTAKGGGWGLRAALTVLPVFPFLFSAPWPLAQSVAGCIAAALVTWLGHGREQPGAPVPVALSAAAAGVLTPVGLYVQQVLDAHFLGNTALVSLVVGYACVALFWSIGTLPSHLVLHTDAVEARGKSLQGTLTGEAQELTTRALGLYQQCKTSALRLPASPGRQELLGVVEKMASESFSLAEAHAGLTAQLDSVVAHDVDAQVKELRARAAATQDSVARRQLELAASSLGEELNHLDALGRKQERLLAQLHAQVALLERARVSFIGAQGHELGAKGEQAAQLARRLKGLGEESATPPAPVDDAARPATSAATRLPS, from the coding sequence ATGGCCCTCTCCCTGCAGTTCCTCCACCGCGAGGAGTTCGAGTCCCGCACCTTGCGCGCGCTGGGGGGTGGAGCGTGCATGGGCATCTTCGCGGCGCTGGCGCTGCGCCTGTGGGCCCCCTTCGAGCCCGTCGTCCGGCTGACGCTGGAGCCGGGCTACTTCGCGGTGCTGGGCGCCGCGCTCGCCGCCGCCCGGACCGCCAAGGGTGGAGGCTGGGGGCTGCGCGCGGCCCTCACCGTGCTGCCCGTCTTCCCCTTCCTCTTCTCCGCCCCGTGGCCCCTGGCCCAGAGCGTGGCGGGCTGCATCGCCGCCGCGCTGGTGACCTGGCTGGGCCATGGCCGCGAGCAGCCCGGCGCGCCCGTCCCCGTCGCCCTGAGCGCCGCCGCCGCGGGTGTGCTCACCCCGGTGGGCCTGTACGTGCAGCAGGTGCTGGACGCCCACTTCCTCGGCAACACCGCGCTCGTCTCCCTGGTGGTGGGCTACGCCTGCGTGGCGCTCTTCTGGAGCATCGGCACGCTGCCCTCGCACCTGGTGCTGCACACGGACGCGGTCGAGGCGCGGGGCAAGTCGCTGCAGGGCACGCTCACGGGGGAGGCCCAGGAGCTGACCACGCGCGCGCTCGGGCTGTATCAGCAGTGCAAGACCTCCGCGCTGCGGCTGCCCGCGAGCCCTGGCCGACAGGAGCTGCTCGGCGTGGTGGAGAAGATGGCCTCGGAGAGCTTCTCCCTCGCGGAGGCGCACGCGGGCCTGACGGCGCAGCTCGACTCCGTGGTGGCCCATGACGTGGATGCCCAGGTGAAGGAGCTGCGCGCCCGCGCCGCCGCCACCCAGGACAGCGTGGCGCGCCGTCAGCTGGAGCTCGCCGCGTCCTCGCTGGGCGAGGAGCTCAACCACCTGGATGCCCTGGGCCGCAAGCAGGAGCGGCTGCTCGCCCAGCTCCACGCCCAGGTGGCGCTCCTGGAGCGCGCCCGCGTGTCCTTCATCGGCGCGCAGGGCCACGAGCTGGGCGCCAAGGGGGAACAGGCCGCGCAGCTCGCGCGCCGGCTCAAGGGCCTGGGCGAGGAGTCCGCCACGCCGCCCGCCCCCGTCGACGACGCCGCCCGCCCCGCCACCAGCGCGGCCACGCGGCTTCCCAGCTAG
- a CDS encoding sterol desaturase family protein codes for MAVSAPFSFLKNRKHNLDRMTLGDLVYSFFTYYAVLAYITVGIVSLVYAVKWFESPVRTLLSMAAASVVFPLGWFLVHKHILHSRFLYKSPLTAATWKRIHFDHHQDPNDLRVLFGALANVLPTVGGVMAPMGYLIGGKAGMAAALGWGMVITCFYEFCHCIQHLNYTPKLGFLKDIKRLHLSHHFHNEQGNYGITNYFWDRLFGTYYAKAADLPKSPTVFNLGYTAEEAQRYPWVDRLSNGTRGDGHPKRFWQGKDGQGTQPE; via the coding sequence GTGGCGGTCAGCGCACCCTTTTCGTTTCTGAAGAACCGGAAGCACAACCTGGACCGGATGACGCTGGGCGACCTGGTCTATTCGTTCTTCACCTACTACGCCGTGCTGGCCTACATCACCGTGGGCATCGTCAGCCTGGTGTACGCGGTGAAGTGGTTCGAGAGCCCCGTGCGCACGCTGTTGTCCATGGCGGCCGCGAGCGTGGTGTTCCCGCTCGGCTGGTTCCTGGTGCACAAGCACATCCTGCACAGCCGCTTCCTCTACAAGTCGCCCCTCACCGCGGCCACGTGGAAGCGCATCCACTTCGACCACCACCAGGACCCCAACGACTTGCGCGTGCTGTTCGGCGCGCTGGCCAACGTGCTGCCCACCGTGGGCGGCGTCATGGCGCCCATGGGCTACCTCATCGGCGGCAAGGCGGGCATGGCGGCGGCGCTGGGCTGGGGCATGGTGATTACGTGCTTTTATGAGTTCTGCCACTGCATCCAGCACCTGAACTACACGCCGAAGCTGGGCTTCCTGAAGGACATCAAGCGCCTGCACCTGTCGCATCACTTCCACAACGAGCAGGGCAACTACGGCATCACCAACTACTTCTGGGACCGGCTCTTCGGCACCTACTACGCCAAGGCCGCTGACCTGCCCAAGAGCCCCACCGTCTTCAACCTGGGCTACACCGCCGAGGAGGCCCAGCGCTATCCGTGGGTGGACCGGCTGTCCAACGGCACGCGCGGGGACGGACACCCCAAGCGCTTCTGGCAGGGCAAGGACGGCCAGGGCACCCAGCCCGAGTAG